From the genome of bacterium, one region includes:
- the purE gene encoding 5-(carboxyamino)imidazole ribonucleotide mutase has product MATDILILLGSESDKEQFDDTARYADYFGITWELEVISAHRNPQKLVTRLKHAEETGTEVLIACAGMAAHLAGACAAHSVLPVIGVPGAGSTLGGLDALLSTVQMPAGVPVATVAIGKAGARNAVILAAQILAVKRPEIRTKLREFKAQGARL; this is encoded by the coding sequence ATGGCTACGGACATCCTAATTCTGCTCGGATCGGAAAGCGACAAGGAACAGTTCGACGATACCGCCCGATATGCCGATTATTTTGGCATCACGTGGGAGCTGGAAGTTATCTCGGCGCATCGCAATCCGCAGAAGTTAGTTACCCGCCTCAAACACGCTGAAGAGACCGGCACGGAGGTGCTGATCGCCTGCGCAGGCATGGCGGCCCACCTTGCGGGGGCCTGCGCCGCGCACTCGGTATTACCGGTCATCGGTGTACCCGGTGCGGGCTCGACATTGGGCGGGCTCGACGCGTTGTTGTCTACAGTACAAATGCCGGCCGGCGTACCCGTGGCGACCGTTGCCATTGGCAAAGCGGGCGCGCGTAACGCCGTCATTCTTGCCGCGCAAATTCTGGCGGTCAAGCGGCCCGAAATTCGAACGAAGCTGCGTGAATTCAAAGCGCAAGGCGCCCGACTTTGA
- a CDS encoding polyprenol monophosphomannose synthase: protein MKALVVIPTYNEKEGIEAITRAVLDQQLGLDILIVDDNSPDGTAEIVKRMQTNEPHLHLMQRAGKLGLGTAYVAGFRFAIERGYDAVFEMDADFSHDPLVLPQFLEQIKEHDFVLGSRYVNGISVVNWPLSRLMLSYFASYYTRCITGMPIKDPTGGFKCFRTKVLEAIDLSQVRSNGYSFQIEMNFKAWKKGFKYIEIPIIFVDRRAGHSKMSKAIIREAVWMVWKLRFKSLFGRL from the coding sequence TTGAAAGCACTTGTTGTCATACCGACTTACAATGAGAAAGAAGGCATCGAGGCGATCACGCGAGCGGTGCTCGATCAGCAATTGGGATTGGATATCTTGATTGTTGATGACAATTCGCCTGATGGCACGGCCGAGATCGTCAAGCGCATGCAAACGAATGAGCCGCATCTTCATTTGATGCAGCGCGCAGGCAAACTCGGACTTGGTACGGCCTATGTAGCGGGGTTCCGTTTCGCCATCGAACGCGGGTATGACGCCGTGTTCGAGATGGACGCGGACTTCTCGCACGACCCCTTGGTCCTACCGCAATTTCTTGAGCAAATCAAGGAGCATGATTTCGTCCTCGGTTCGCGTTATGTGAACGGAATCTCCGTGGTGAACTGGCCGTTGTCGCGCTTGATGCTGAGCTATTTCGCGTCATACTACACGCGCTGCATCACAGGCATGCCGATTAAGGACCCGACCGGCGGCTTCAAGTGTTTCCGCACGAAGGTATTGGAGGCGATTGACCTGAGCCAAGTCCGCTCGAACGGCTACAGTTTCCAAATTGAGATGAATTTCAAGGCTTGGAAGAAAGGTTTCAAGTACATTGAAATTCCGATCATTTTTGTGGACCGCCGGGCCGGGCATTCCAAGATGTCAAAGGCGATTATCCGTGAAGCGGTTTGGATGGTTTGGAAGTTGCGCTTCAAGTCGTTGTTTGGCCGCTTGTAG
- a CDS encoding glycosyltransferase family 2 protein, with translation MNARRCVTAVVVTYNSAETIARCVMSLHDTAPAWIDRVIVVDNSSSDNTVSVLKALDGDLTILTNERNFGFGAACNRGARGAATDYLLFLNPDAALEPNCLAELVRFLDAREAASCCGPRIQDETGRPDPAARRGFPTPWNALGRLFFVEKLFPRSRWFASYSMPWLGYEREVRVDTILGACMLVRRSAFDRISGFDEDYFLFGEDIDLCKRFSDLKLESWFVPTARLLHRGGHSMKSETRVARREFYRAMRIYMSKHWRDLPTPAYRLIEMGIGLRALVDRLIGH, from the coding sequence ATGAACGCCCGCCGCTGCGTAACCGCCGTGGTGGTGACCTACAACTCCGCGGAAACGATCGCGCGGTGCGTTATGTCGCTGCATGATACCGCGCCCGCGTGGATTGATCGCGTCATTGTCGTTGACAACTCGTCATCGGACAACACGGTAAGTGTCCTGAAGGCGTTAGACGGCGACCTGACGATTCTGACGAACGAACGGAATTTTGGTTTTGGCGCGGCATGCAATCGCGGCGCCCGCGGCGCGGCCACGGATTACCTGCTGTTCTTGAACCCGGACGCGGCGCTGGAACCGAATTGTCTTGCTGAACTCGTTCGATTTCTGGATGCTCGCGAAGCCGCGTCGTGCTGCGGTCCGCGAATCCAAGACGAAACCGGCCGCCCCGACCCTGCGGCGCGACGTGGTTTCCCGACCCCGTGGAACGCGCTGGGCCGGTTGTTCTTCGTGGAAAAACTGTTCCCGCGCAGCCGCTGGTTTGCCAGTTATTCCATGCCGTGGCTCGGGTATGAACGAGAAGTGCGCGTGGACACGATACTGGGCGCGTGCATGCTGGTCCGGCGGAGCGCATTCGACCGCATTAGTGGATTCGACGAAGACTATTTTCTCTTTGGCGAAGACATTGATTTGTGCAAGCGCTTCAGCGACCTAAAGCTGGAGTCGTGGTTCGTACCGACTGCACGACTGCTGCACCGCGGCGGTCATAGTATGAAGTCGGAGACGCGCGTGGCACGGCGCGAATTCTATCGTGCCATGCGAATATATATGTCGAAGCACTGGCGCGATTTGCCGACTCCGGCATACAGGTTAATAGAGATGGGAATTGGATTGCGCGCCTTAGTGGACCGCTTAATTGGTCATTAG
- a CDS encoding acetyl-CoA carboxylase carboxyltransferase subunit alpha, which yields MSTSTVQDKSRGVSATNGTAPPGKPGFASGFLLDFEKPIVELEHKISEMRVLAESSGMGNMSVEIDRMQKKATRLREEVFSKLTRWQKVQLARHPRRPYTLDYVERICSNFIELHGDRCFADDRALVSGIADIDGRSVMIMGHQKGRGTKENIYRNFGMANPEGYRKAVRHLMIAQKFKLPVITFIDTPGAYPGLGAEERGQAEAIARSLYEMARLQVPILTFVIGEGGSGGALAISIADRIFMLEYSIYSVISPEGCASILYRDAGQAPQAAEALKLTADDLLELKIIDGIIPEPAGGAHENYDEIASRLKERIQATLPELLSESPEKLLEARHRKYERIGFYLES from the coding sequence ATGAGCACCTCAACTGTTCAGGATAAGTCGCGCGGAGTGAGCGCGACCAATGGAACCGCGCCGCCTGGCAAGCCGGGATTTGCGTCCGGGTTTTTGCTTGATTTCGAAAAACCAATCGTCGAACTCGAGCATAAGATCTCCGAAATGCGAGTCCTGGCCGAGAGCTCGGGCATGGGCAACATGTCGGTCGAGATTGACCGCATGCAAAAGAAGGCCACCCGCCTGCGCGAAGAGGTCTTCTCGAAATTGACGCGCTGGCAGAAGGTGCAGCTCGCTCGCCACCCGCGACGCCCCTACACGCTCGACTATGTCGAACGGATTTGCTCCAATTTCATTGAACTGCACGGCGACCGGTGTTTCGCTGACGATCGCGCACTGGTCTCCGGTATCGCTGACATTGACGGCCGCAGCGTGATGATCATGGGACATCAGAAAGGCCGCGGCACAAAAGAGAATATCTACCGCAACTTCGGCATGGCGAATCCGGAAGGATATCGCAAGGCAGTTCGGCATTTGATGATCGCGCAGAAATTCAAGCTGCCCGTCATTACATTCATTGACACGCCCGGCGCGTATCCCGGGTTGGGCGCGGAAGAACGCGGACAGGCCGAGGCCATTGCGCGCAGTCTCTATGAAATGGCGCGCTTGCAGGTGCCGATTCTGACTTTTGTGATTGGTGAGGGCGGTTCGGGCGGTGCGCTGGCAATTTCAATTGCGGACCGCATCTTCATGCTTGAGTATTCCATCTACTCGGTAATTTCGCCCGAAGGTTGTGCGTCTATTCTCTATCGCGATGCAGGTCAGGCGCCACAGGCGGCGGAAGCGCTCAAGTTAACGGCGGACGATCTGCTCGAATTGAAGATCATTGACGGTATCATCCCGGAACCCGCGGGCGGCGCGCATGAGAACTATGACGAGATTGCGTCCCGTTTGAAAGAACGCATTCAAGCGACGCTGCCTGAATTGCTGTCGGAGTCGCCGGAGAAGCTGTTAGAAGCGCGGCACCGGAAGTACGAGCGTATCGGCTTCTACCTCGAGTCTTGA
- a CDS encoding acyl-CoA thioesterase codes for MGWVYYACYYQYFEVARSDLIRNLWKSYRRIEDEDGLKLPVVESGCKYHSGARYEDELDIHAILTLDGPRLRFEYTVRRANAVESIATGFTVHCFVDERGRPVRLPRSFVEFMHT; via the coding sequence ATGGGGTGGGTTTATTACGCCTGTTACTATCAGTACTTCGAGGTGGCCCGTTCTGACTTGATTCGTAATCTGTGGAAGTCCTATCGGCGCATTGAAGACGAAGACGGTCTTAAGCTGCCCGTCGTCGAGTCCGGCTGCAAGTATCACAGCGGCGCACGCTATGAAGATGAGTTGGACATCCACGCGATTCTGACCCTCGACGGTCCACGACTGCGCTTTGAATACACGGTACGACGGGCTAATGCAGTCGAATCCATTGCGACCGGTTTTACCGTGCATTGCTTTGTGGATGAGCGCGGCCGCCCCGTGCGCTTGCCGCGATCGTTTGTCGAGTTCATGCATACATGA
- a CDS encoding NAD-dependent epimerase/dehydratase family protein: MSERVLVTGATGFVGSHVAEKMLLNGKTVRLLVRDARRLKWFSPDRFEISTAGLNDESELTRALDSVDVVIHCAGVTKTARREEFFEVNENATRTLARASERAGVRRFVHCSTLAVCGPSAAGAVIHETDIEKPITDYGRSKLAGEHAVRGELGRAEWVILRPPAVMGPRDEQFLPLFKMMWTWRFYTDVGFRPREYSLIGVRDLADGLCLAADVSSGLRETYFVTMPEPVAWHVVADAFAGASGRRAHKVVIPEMVARSLGVFGDLSMRFSGKPALLNSDKVTEILADGWACSGEKIARAWGFRCKDGLSDVVRDTLTFYREVNWL; the protein is encoded by the coding sequence ATGAGCGAGCGCGTGTTGGTCACCGGCGCGACCGGCTTTGTAGGTAGTCACGTCGCGGAAAAAATGCTATTGAACGGCAAGACTGTCCGGCTGTTGGTCCGCGACGCGCGAAGGCTGAAGTGGTTTAGTCCCGATCGTTTTGAAATCTCGACCGCAGGACTCAACGATGAATCGGAACTGACGCGCGCCCTCGATTCCGTGGATGTGGTGATTCACTGCGCGGGTGTCACGAAGACTGCGCGACGCGAAGAGTTCTTTGAAGTAAACGAGAACGCCACACGTACCTTGGCACGCGCCAGCGAGCGAGCGGGTGTGCGGCGCTTCGTACATTGCTCAACGCTTGCGGTGTGCGGTCCATCGGCGGCCGGCGCGGTCATCCATGAAACGGATATTGAAAAGCCGATCACCGATTACGGCCGCAGTAAACTTGCGGGCGAACATGCTGTTCGTGGCGAGTTAGGCCGTGCGGAATGGGTGATCTTACGTCCGCCCGCTGTAATGGGGCCGCGGGACGAGCAGTTCCTGCCGCTGTTTAAAATGATGTGGACGTGGCGATTCTACACCGACGTTGGATTCAGGCCGCGTGAGTACAGTCTCATCGGCGTGCGAGATCTCGCGGATGGGCTTTGTCTTGCGGCAGACGTCTCATCAGGATTGCGCGAAACGTACTTTGTGACGATGCCGGAGCCTGTGGCTTGGCACGTCGTTGCCGATGCGTTCGCCGGTGCGTCCGGCAGACGCGCGCACAAGGTCGTTATCCCCGAGATGGTTGCACGTTCCCTCGGCGTGTTTGGCGATCTTTCAATGCGATTCAGCGGGAAGCCCGCACTGCTGAATTCTGACAAGGTCACGGAAATCTTGGCGGATGGGTGGGCATGTTCGGGTGAGAAGATTGCTCGCGCCTGGGGATTCCGTTGCAAAGACGGGTTGAGCGATGTGGTGCGGGATACCTTGACATTCTATCGGGAAGTGAATTGGCTTTAG